The following proteins are co-located in the Leptospira selangorensis genome:
- a CDS encoding GFA family protein, which yields MALRKYLGSCRCKKVRFEAWIDLTQGTFKCNCTSCVKGRFWGVSVKPENFKYLEGEEEVTIYSTRIDGIFCKHCGVGIGGWGDVPEAGGKNIAINLGALDDLDPKEWAGAPISYFDGLHDRWDREPEFISHL from the coding sequence ATGGCTTTAAGAAAATATTTAGGAAGCTGTCGTTGTAAAAAGGTCCGTTTCGAGGCATGGATAGATCTCACTCAAGGAACTTTTAAATGTAACTGTACCAGTTGTGTTAAAGGGAGATTTTGGGGAGTCTCTGTAAAACCTGAAAACTTTAAATATCTAGAGGGAGAGGAAGAAGTTACTATATATTCCACGCGGATCGACGGAATATTTTGTAAACATTGTGGAGTAGGTATCGGTGGATGGGGGGATGTCCCCGAAGCGGGTGGTAAAAATATCGCTATTAATCTGGGCGCATTGGATGATCTAGACCCTAAGGAATGGGCGGGGGCTCCAATTAGTTACTTTGATGGGTTACATGATCGCTGGGACAGGGAGCCGGAGTTTATTTCACATCTTTGA
- the amt gene encoding ammonium transporter, which translates to MPKTNFDILWIILSSGLVFFMQAGFLCLESGLTRTKNSINVAIKNITDFGIATLVFYSIGFGLMFGSTYYGWIGKDMFFPDFSKTSPETSVFFLFQLMFCGTAATIVSGAVAERMKFGAYIIVTTIISSLIYPIFGHWVWGRSLEDWNQFTGWLTHLGFMDFAGSTAVHSVGGWVGLSAMILIGNRTGKYGKDGSVRKITGHNLPLAMLGTLILWFGWIGFNGGSTLAFTSEVPKIIANTMFAASGGMASSLIYGWIRLKYAEATLPLNGTLAGLVAITAPCNAVNSLESLLIGLIAGILMFEAGVLLDKLKLDDAVGAIPVHLVSGIWGTLAVGFFGDLAILGTGLDRNTQILIQLLGVVSCAILSFGVSYPLLFVIHRFYSLRVSPQNEYQGLNYTEHRATTELIDLFLEMEYQKQTGDLSQDLSIEPFTEVGQIAERYNLVLDKIRTNIKEKETLAIELEHNLSLLQSDLSTARKIQSGIISQEDKLTVDLEITVRYLPLTEVGGDFFDIMELRPGLTRVFLADATGHGVQAALLTMAIKAIYESLKRGIYSVTEILYHLNNEFLHTFKNLNQFFTCIVVDIDTNLNLIRYSSAGHVPQYLIQDREIHSLEKTGRIMGVIPNTKYTSNEMEFTQDSKLILFTDGLFEQWNSNKEEFGEKRVEAIIGNLKGIPIGDGIDQILKKLDEFLDGSPKQDDISVLGISRKIKK; encoded by the coding sequence ATGCCTAAAACGAATTTCGATATTCTTTGGATCATTCTTTCTTCGGGATTGGTCTTTTTCATGCAGGCCGGGTTCTTATGTTTGGAATCCGGCCTAACGCGCACCAAGAATTCGATTAACGTAGCCATTAAGAATATTACCGACTTCGGGATCGCTACGCTTGTCTTCTATTCGATAGGATTCGGGCTTATGTTTGGTTCAACTTATTATGGTTGGATCGGAAAGGATATGTTCTTTCCTGATTTTTCCAAAACGAGTCCTGAAACTTCCGTTTTTTTCCTATTTCAACTTATGTTCTGTGGGACCGCTGCCACTATAGTTTCTGGTGCAGTTGCAGAAAGAATGAAATTCGGTGCCTATATTATAGTCACCACGATCATTTCCTCTTTGATCTATCCGATTTTCGGCCATTGGGTTTGGGGAAGAAGTTTAGAAGATTGGAATCAATTTACCGGTTGGCTCACCCATCTTGGTTTTATGGATTTTGCCGGCTCCACTGCGGTTCATAGCGTAGGCGGATGGGTCGGCCTTTCTGCGATGATACTCATCGGTAACAGAACTGGAAAATACGGTAAAGACGGATCAGTTCGAAAGATCACAGGGCATAATCTTCCACTTGCTATGCTTGGAACATTGATCCTTTGGTTTGGTTGGATAGGATTTAATGGGGGAAGTACTCTTGCATTCACATCCGAAGTTCCAAAGATTATTGCGAATACTATGTTTGCAGCGTCGGGCGGAATGGCTTCCAGTTTGATTTACGGTTGGATCCGATTAAAATATGCAGAAGCTACTCTTCCTTTAAACGGAACCTTAGCAGGACTTGTTGCAATCACTGCTCCTTGTAATGCGGTTAATTCTTTGGAATCACTTTTGATCGGACTAATTGCTGGAATTTTAATGTTTGAAGCAGGAGTTCTTTTAGACAAACTTAAGCTGGATGACGCTGTTGGAGCTATTCCTGTTCATCTTGTTTCCGGTATCTGGGGCACCTTAGCAGTGGGATTTTTTGGTGATCTGGCTATTTTAGGCACTGGATTAGATAGGAATACTCAGATTCTCATTCAGTTACTCGGCGTCGTTTCTTGTGCAATTCTTTCTTTCGGTGTGAGTTATCCTCTTCTTTTTGTTATACATCGTTTTTATAGCCTGAGAGTTTCTCCTCAGAATGAATACCAAGGCCTGAATTATACAGAACATAGAGCCACTACTGAGCTAATAGATCTATTTTTAGAAATGGAATATCAGAAACAGACAGGTGACCTAAGCCAAGATCTTTCGATAGAACCATTTACGGAAGTAGGGCAGATCGCTGAAAGATATAACCTAGTGCTGGATAAAATCAGGACCAATATTAAAGAAAAAGAAACTTTGGCTATTGAGTTGGAGCATAACTTAAGTTTACTCCAAAGTGATCTATCCACTGCTCGAAAGATCCAATCCGGGATCATATCTCAGGAAGATAAGCTCACAGTCGATTTAGAAATTACGGTAAGATATCTTCCTCTTACAGAAGTAGGAGGGGATTTTTTCGATATCATGGAACTTCGTCCAGGCCTGACCAGAGTATTTCTTGCGGATGCGACCGGACATGGAGTGCAGGCTGCTCTTTTGACTATGGCAATCAAAGCGATTTATGAATCTCTAAAACGTGGGATTTATAGTGTTACTGAAATTTTGTATCATTTAAACAATGAGTTCTTACATACATTCAAAAATTTGAATCAATTTTTTACCTGTATAGTGGTCGATATAGACACAAATTTGAATTTGATCCGGTATTCCTCTGCGGGACATGTTCCTCAATATTTGATCCAAGACAGAGAGATCCACTCTTTGGAAAAAACCGGAAGGATCATGGGGGTTATTCCGAATACAAAATACACTTCCAATGAGATGGAATTTACCCAAGATTCTAAGCTGATACTTTTTACAGATGGTCTTTTTGAACAATGGAATTCAAATAAAGAGGAGTTTGGAGAAAAAAGAGTAGAGGCGATCATAGGAAACCTAAAAGGAATCCCGATCGGAGACGGGATCGATCAAATATTAAAGAAATTGGATGAATTTTTGGACGGCTCTCCAAAACAAGATGATATCTCAGTTTTAGGGATCAGCAGAAAAATCAAAAAATAG
- a CDS encoding DUF3147 family protein translates to MLYLILKYAVTSALVVLISEIARRNDRVGALIASLPLVTILTLLWLQFEKTDPEKISNHAYYTFWFVIPTLPMFLVFPKLYSTFGFWSALGSCVLLTILLFISFNYVLEKFGIKLI, encoded by the coding sequence ATGTTATATCTTATACTTAAATACGCAGTGACTTCTGCATTAGTGGTTTTAATTTCTGAAATTGCTCGTAGAAATGATCGAGTAGGAGCCTTGATTGCTTCTCTTCCTTTGGTGACCATTTTGACATTATTATGGTTGCAGTTTGAAAAAACAGATCCTGAAAAAATATCTAATCATGCATATTATACTTTTTGGTTTGTGATCCCTACTTTGCCAATGTTCTTGGTATTTCCTAAACTGTATTCTACATTCGGTTTTTGGTCTGCACTTGGATCTTGCGTTCTACTTACTATTTTACTTTTCATTTCTTTCAATTACGTTCTTGAAAAATTCGGCATCAAACTTATTTAA
- a CDS encoding phosphotransferase family protein translates to MPAKKSNRPSPGKSLAIGRSAEISEYGQDKILKLFFKEFPASEVDTEYSNSVIAFSSNATSMKCYEKVKVGDRHGLIFDRLDGISLTKLPDKNPLALFSLSKILADLHLDLHNKKTKKMNDIRAEAVKVLSREPLSFLNKEEKKVAKRLIENLPEGSSILHLDFHPENVVVTKDSFVIIDWMTALKGDPAADVASTVFLFQDAELWPGTPFLKVLFYTVVRKFILKGYLKRYLSVSGMDWKNIEKWRLPILVFRLGLWNIESERSALQKEIREIISSSKAGK, encoded by the coding sequence ATGCCTGCCAAAAAATCAAACCGACCAAGCCCTGGAAAATCACTCGCAATAGGTAGGTCCGCCGAAATTTCGGAATACGGACAAGACAAAATCCTAAAATTATTTTTTAAAGAATTCCCTGCTTCTGAAGTAGATACTGAATATTCCAATTCCGTAATTGCTTTCTCGTCTAATGCCACTTCTATGAAATGTTATGAGAAGGTCAAGGTCGGAGATAGGCACGGATTGATCTTTGATAGATTGGATGGAATTTCTCTCACCAAACTTCCAGACAAAAACCCTCTGGCACTTTTCAGTCTTTCTAAAATACTCGCAGACCTTCATCTGGATTTGCATAATAAAAAAACCAAGAAGATGAACGATATCAGAGCAGAAGCTGTGAAGGTTCTTTCTCGAGAACCACTTTCTTTTTTGAACAAAGAAGAGAAGAAGGTCGCAAAACGACTTATAGAAAATCTACCTGAAGGTTCTTCTATTTTACATCTGGATTTTCATCCTGAAAATGTGGTCGTTACAAAGGATTCATTTGTGATCATAGATTGGATGACTGCTTTAAAAGGAGATCCGGCAGCTGATGTCGCTTCTACTGTCTTTTTATTCCAAGACGCGGAACTTTGGCCGGGAACTCCATTCTTAAAAGTTTTATTCTATACAGTGGTTCGAAAGTTCATCTTAAAAGGTTATTTAAAAAGATATCTCTCCGTTTCCGGAATGGATTGGAAGAATATAGAGAAATGGAGACTTCCTATATTAGTTTTTCGTTTAGGACTTTGGAATATCGAGAGTGAGAGGTCGGCTTTGCAAAAAGAGATCAGAGAGATCATTTCTTCTTCGAAGGCAGGTAAATGA